TTCAATCAAGTCCTTCCCTGCAGCCTAATCCTCCAGGATGCCAAactcgcgcaggcgctcgtCGACGATCTCCTCCCCGATGCACTCAATCGGCTGCCGTGGAGTGCGGATCTGGTACTCAGCAGCTGTGTCCTCCATCATTCCTGCCTGCGCAAAGGACGGCATGTTAGCAAAGACGCGGCAGTTGCGGTCCACCCGCTTGAACTCCACCTTGATGCCGTTGCCAACGTACGTGTCGCACAGGAGGCCCATCACGTACGGCTTCGTCACGCTGGGGTCGTGGATGCGGGGGATGACAAAGTACGGGCTGTGCTCTGGCAAAAAGGTGTACTTCATCGCCACGTCGCGCGAGAAGTTGAACTTGAGCTGGCGGTCCGGCTTCTCCACAAGCGAGTTGCTGGTCGCGTCCAGCTTCTCCTTCTTGCCGCTGTGCCGGAACACGCTCAGCAGGAGTGCATGGTACTCCAGCGACGGGTCGTCGCGCTCGTCCTCCTGCGAGAGAGTGATGTAGGCCTCCGTCGGCGCGGACACGTTGACCTCGAAAGAGACGGTCGGGATGCCCTGAGCGAACTCGCCACGGGCGCGGTAGTCGAACCACGGAGTGCGCaggtggcagcagccaccgccggAGAAGATCTTCAGCGCGTCGCTCCACTCTACCCAGAACGTGCGGTCGGCATCCGTCGGGCTTCCGCCGTGCCGGTAGCACGCGTTGCGCACGGATGGGTACTTGCTCCAGCGCTTGTCGTCCTTGCTCCACGCGCCGGTCCACTCAGAGCCGTTGCCCCACGGGTTGCGGACGCGCAGCAGACGGAGGTCCAGGTCCTCGAAGTACTCCGTCTGCAGAACCGCGTAGCCAtggtgcaggaggaggcccaTCTTCTCGTACGttgcctccagctccgggTTGGCGCTGACGACGTTCGCGTTGCCGAATGCCTCGCCACCGTCGGACGGGGTGCAGAGCACCTGCAAGTGACCCATCCTGTTGTAAGACAGCATCTCCTGAAACAGCatgtcgtcgccgccctgCGCGTCCTCCCAGAAGCTCTCGTAGCGCGTCACTGGGAAGCCGGTGAACTCCGACAGCGGCTCCAGCGGGTCGCCGCTCGCGATGTTCGCGTAGGAGCCGTGCACTTTCGCGTAGgtcttctccagcagcgccacccacATGCGCCGGATGTCCACTGCGCACCGCGCGAACTCGGGGCCGTCACGCGTCGCAGGCAGGAAgtcgtccagcagcaccggcagccaCCAGCCGTTGAAGTTTATCGTGACCCAGTAGGCACCGAGGGCACGCTCGATCTTGCCGTTGGCGGCGCTCACCGGGTGGCGGAAGAGGTCGTGCAGCCGgtcgccgctggcgtcggtcagggcggcgatggcggagaCGAGGTAGGTGTCGCCGATGGAGCCGTGTGTCACTTGCGACGGCAGGATGTCGCGGCGGAAGAGGCGCACCTCCTTGAGCTGCTCCTCCGGGATCCAGGTGGAGGGGCGGTGCCACGGGATGAAGCGCGGCAGGTACGTGTCCACGTCAGCGCGGTAGAGCGAGTAGTCGCACGGACGGAAGTCGCAGTCGATGTACGGCTTCTCGTTCTCCTCGCAGTACGccagcaccttctcctcTGTCAGGTCGTCCTCACGCACACCGATGGCCTGCGCCATGACCATCAGGtcgtcggcgatgcggtcGTTGACTTCGCCGTAGAGGATGTCGCGCTTGTCGTCGTTCAGTGGCACGGCCTTGGCGCTGCACTTGAAACCGTTGATCTTGCCGGCTACCAGCTTCGTCGTCTCCCCAGGGAAGACGACGAGGGAGGCGGACAGCTCGCTTGTGCTCATAACGTACATGTCGACCTTTTCGCCGGGCTGCAGGTCTGACTTGGCGCCGAAGGTGAACTTCACATGCATCTCGTACTTGTCCGTGTCGTTGTAGTAGTACCAAGAGCCATCTGGCGTCACGACCTTGAAGAGCAGGCCGTTCTCGAAGACCGGCGTGACGTCGCCCTCAACGGAGGGGCCGTTTAACTGGTAGGTATGGCCCATGCGCTTCGTGCGGTCCTTCTCCGACATGTTCAGGATGGTCGTGTCGATCGTCTTGTCCTCGAACTCGTCGCACTCGTCGTCGTTCAcgtacggcggcggcaggtcGCGGCGCGGTGGCACGTACTTCTTGGCTGTGTCTCCGTCGGACTGCAGGTTACGCATCTTCTGGATGTCCTTcatgctgcgcggcagcaggtccggcagcggtgtcggcacgcgcacgggGTGCAGCGTGTCCTCGTCCATCTTGCTCGGACGCGTGGGCAGCGGCATCACGTAGCCCGGTGGGAACTCAAACGGCTGCGGCTCGGCCGTTGCAGCAGGCATCTTGTCGTGCTGTTGCTTGATGGAGGAAGAAAAGGGGTAATACGGGTAAGCagcggaggtgtgtgtgcgcgtgtgtcagggagggggtgcactTCATGCAGTGATGGGCACGGTGATATTGCCAGCACAAAACAACAACCATccagagctgcagccgcccGAGATGGAGGAAGCAGAGCAGAAGAGATGCAGAAGGACGTGACTGAGGTGAGGTGGCGAGAGCCCTGACGTGCGCGAACACTGCACGAcgttgggggaggggggtgacGGCAGTGCACCATCGCCGACAGCAtcgcccccgccctcctgCGACGAGGGACGGGACGGCGGGTAAGGCACGGATACGTTTTATTTTCCTCTGCAGCTCCTGTCCGATGTTCTGTCGCCTGTCGGTGTCGGTGGCTGTGCCTCCGAAATGCGTGCGGGAGGGCGGCGTGGTTCCTGCGCACATGGAGGGGGtagagagagcaagagaggcgagaggcGGGGCGAAGAGAGAACGGCAGCACatgaaaggaaaagaaatACGGAAAATcacaacaacagaaaaggaTAAGCGAATGGTAGACAAGATAAGGAGCCACAACAGCCACAGCGAGAGCACAGTCGTATCTCCCCGACTTTCCAGGGCAGCTTAGCGTACGCGTGTGGTGTCAATCAGGGGGACCACGGCGTGCGTCTACTCACCATCCCCcgccgccgacagcgacgtcTCAAAGGGAGGTGTCGGAACGAGGATGCTCCTAGAGTGCTGTGTTCATGTGAATGCACAGAGACGGAACAAAACACCACAGCGAATGCCATATTCACATACCCTTCGTTTCGTTGCCAGAGATGCGAGACCCCTCGCACGTCGCAACGCCTGCCTTGGTGCACACTTGGTACTGTGCTGTCACGCGCGAGGCGCCCTCCAGTGGGAACGCCGTGGTTGAGTCCGTGAagacgccgcagctgcgccgcagcgacacaAAGTGGACGGACAAATCCTCCCCGTCCCCcgcaacggcgtcgctgaCGATGGACACGACAAAGCGCACCTCGGGCGCAGCGGCTatcgaggcggcgctcgaggaggatccgctgccggcgccgacggcggcagcgctaaCGGCGCTTGGATCGAGCAGCGGGACAACCAgtacggcggcgccgttgctACTCGTGCTCGGCTCAACGACCACCTTTATGGACACATCACGCGCCACGACGTATGTTCGGCAGCCTGTCACGCTCTCGATGTCGTCGCAGGACTCACGGACCACCTTCGCCGACTGGTTCGCCTGTCGGTGCACCACCGAGAGCGCCGTGCCGTGGAGCGGGATGGGAcgggcagcgacgacggtgccAAAGTTGTCGAGCGTCTCGCTCACCGTCTCCAGCGAAAGCGTCACGAGCAGCTCCACTTTGCGCCGCGCCTTCAGCTCAAGCGCCAGCCGTGGTCGGCCCTCCACAAAGGCGTTCCGCACACGGTACCGGTGTCGGTCCCACATGGTGTAgcacacgccgccgcccgcaaacgccgtcagcgcctcccCCCATTCTACCCACATCGTGCCCTTGCGCTCGTTTAGAGCGACCGCCTCCGGTGACAAGTCCGTACAGGCTCTAGGGCTGAGCGCGTGCGAGGCCAGAACGCGGGAGCACACCTGTCCGTGCAGACTCGTCGTGGCGGACGCAATGGCACTGAGGCTGGGGTCGGGCTGGTCGTACCACGTCGTGTACCTCCACTTCTTCTCGTAGTGGATCTTGTTTTTTGTCTCCCACGTCCACGGGTTCTTCAGCTGGACCATGCGCAGATCTAGCGCCTCGTAGAAGGCGACGTCGCGCAGGAAGTAGATGTGGCCGGGCAGGAactgcggcaccgcgcccTTCACCGGCAT
This DNA window, taken from Leishmania infantum JPCM5 genome chromosome 31, encodes the following:
- a CDS encoding putative calpain-like cysteine peptidase, encoding MPAATAEPQPFEFPPGYVMPLPTRPSKMDEDTLHPVRVPTPLPDLLPRSMKDIQKMRNLQSDGDTAKKYVPPRRDLPPPYVNDDECDEFEDKTIDTTILNMSEKDRTKRMGHTYQLNGPSVEGDVTPVFENGLLFKVVTPDGSWYYYNDTDKYEMHVKFTFGAKSDLQPGEKVDMYVMSTSELSASLVVFPGETTKLVAGKINGFKCSAKAVPLNDDKRDILYGEVNDRIADDLMVMAQAIGVREDDLTEEKVLAYCEENEKPYIDCDFRPCDYSLYRADVDTYLPRFIPWHRPSTWIPEEQLKEVRLFRRDILPSQVTHGSIGDTYLVSAIAALTDASGDRLHDLFRHPVSAANGKIERALGAYWVTINFNGWWLPVLLDDFLPATRDGPEFARCAVDIRRMWVALLEKTYAKVHGSYANIASGDPLEPLSEFTGFPVTRYESFWEDAQGGDDMLFQEMLSYNRMGHLQVLCTPSDGGEAFGNANVVSANPELEATYEKMGLLLHHGYAVLQTEYFEDLDLRLLRVRNPWGNGSEWTGAWSKDDKRWSKYPSVRNACYRHGGSPTDADRTFWVEWSDALKIFSGGGCCHLRTPWFDYRARGEFAQGIPTVSFEVNVSAPTEAYITLSQEDERDDPSLEYHALLLSVFRHSGKKEKLDATSNSLVEKPDRQLKFNFSRDVAMKYTFLPEHSPYFVIPRIHDPSVTKPYVMGLLCDTYVGNGIKVEFKRVDRNCRVFANMPSFAQAGMMEDTAAEYQIRTPRQPIECIGEEIVDERLREFGILED